The DNA region CCACGCCGGGGATCTTCACCAGGCCGTCGAGCCCGCCCACGGAGTCCAGGCCCTTCGACATCACCAGGACGGCGTCCGGCGCGGCTTTGGCAAGGGCCTCGCTGGTGATGGCCGTGAAGTCCTTCTTCAGGCCCGACGCCTTGCCCGCGTCCACCGCGCCCGCCGCCTCCAGGAGCGAGCCCGCGCCGGACTCGCGCCCGCCGAGCAGATAGACGGACGCGGAGCCGCGCAGGTAGAGGAAGGCGACCCGGGGCTTCTTCGACTGCTTCGGAACGGTCGCGCGCACCTTCGCGATGCGGTCCTCGGTACGGGACTTGAGCGCGGCGCCCGCCTTCTCGACGCCGAGGGCGCGGGCCACCGCCTCGATGCGGGGGCCCACGTCGGCGAGGCTCTTGGCCGGTTCGAGGACCACGAGGGGGACGCCCGCCGCGCGGATCTGGTCGATGGCCTCGGCGGGGCCCGTGGTGGTGTCCGCGAGGACGACCGTCGGCTTCAGGGAGAGGACGCTCTCCGCCGAGACGTCGTGGGCGCGCGTCACCACCGGCAGTTTCTTCGCCTGGTCGAAGGTGGCGGTGATGTCGCGCGCCACCACGTTCTCGCCGAGCCCGAGCGTGAACACGATCTCGTTCAGGCTGCCGGTCAGCGGCACGATCCGGCGAGTGTCCTCGACGGTGACCCGCTTGCCGTCGGCGGACTTCACGGTCGCGGGCAGCTTCGGCGTCGCCCTGGCCGCGAGCGGTTCGACGCGGTCGGCCGGCGCGGCCTTGGCCCGCGTACCGCCGTCCCCCGTGCCGCCGTCGCCGCCGGACGAGCCGCACCCGGCGAGGGTGAGCGCGAGCGCGGCGGTCACCGCGCTGACGAGACCACCGATACGGAGCGAGCGCGGCTTGCGCACCGAAGTCCACCGTCCTGTCGTGCTGTTGGGGGCCGAGGCACGCGCGGTGTCCCGAACGGCCGGGGTGGCTGTGGCGTGGGGTTCCGCGCCACGATGATCGTAGTTTAGGTTAGCCTTACCTTATTGGCCAGACCGGGAGGGGACCGATGCCGTCGCCCAGACAGCCGCGCACGCGCCGCGGCGCACGCGTGGGAGCCGTGGCCGTCCTGGCCGCGCTCCTGGGAGCGCTGCTCCCGATGACCGCCGCGCACGCGAAGCCGCGCACCGTGCAGGGCGGCAGGCTCGACTGGGGCATCAAGTCCTCCTTCCAGAGCTATGTCACCGGGCCCATCGCCCAGGGCAGTTGGAACCTCAAGGGCGGCGCGGCCACGGTCGGCGGCAGCCAGTTCCGCTTCCACTCCGCCAAGGGCTCCTACGACCCCGACACCGGCGCGTTCACCGCCGCCTTCTCGGGGGGAGTGCACTTCACCGGCCATAAGAAGGGCGGCTCGTACGCCCTCGACCTGACCATCAGCCGCCCCACAATCAAGGTCTCCGGCGGCTCCGGCACGCTCTACGCCGACATGGTCAGCAAGGAGAAGGGCACCGGCAAGGTCACCTCGACCGCCCAGGTGCCCCTGGCCGACCTGAACGTCTCGGGCATCGGCATGAAGGGCGGCACGGGTCCCATCGCCCTCACCGACCTGCCCGCCACGCTCACCTCGCGGGGTGCCAAGGCCTTCGCCGGCTACTACACGGCCGGCACCCGGCTCGACCCGGTGAGCCTGTCCACGGACCTGGTCACGGGCTCCGGCGGCGCCGACAAGCCCGGCGGGTCCGACGCGTCCGACGACAAGCCGTCGAAGAAGCCCGGCGAGAAGAAGTCCGGGGCCGACGGGAAGAAGGACCGGGCCGTCGGGCGCATCGAGGACGCCGCCGTCGACTGGGGCGTGCGCCGCACCTTCCGCGAGTACGTCTCCGGGACCATCGCCAAGGGCAAGTGGACGCTGTCGTCCGGTGCCGAGGACGGCGGCGCGCTGTTCCGCTTCCCCGCGGGCGAGGGCTCGTACGACAAGAAGAAGCACACCCTGGCCGCGGACTTCGCCGGTGCCGTCCGCTTCACCGGCGAGCACGGGCTCGACATCCGGCTGAGCGAGGTCGCCGTCGCCGTGAAGGGCGGCGAGGGCACGCTGTACGCCGACGTCGACGGCGGGAAGTTCCGGAAGAAGAAGGCCCCGCTCGTCACCTTCGCGGCCGCGGAGCTGAAGGAACTCAAGCCGCGCGACGGCCTCATCGCCGTCACCGAGGCCCCCGCGAAACTCACCGCCGACGGCGCCGAGGCGTTCGGCTCCCTGTACGAGCCGGGCACCGCCATGGACCCCGTCTCGCTGGCCGTGGCCGTCGACGACAAGGCGAAGCTGCCCGCGCTGCCGGACCTCGGTTCCGACCCGGCCCCGAAGAACGCCGCGTCCGACGGCGAGCAGAAGATGGCGGCGAAGCCGGAATCCGCCGACTCCGAGGACTCCGACGGCTCGTCCAAGGCGCTGCCCGTCACGCTCGCCGCGGTCGCGGCGCTGCTCGTCGCGGCGGCGTTCGCGTTCCGCTTCGAACGCCGCCGCCGGGCCGCGAGGGCGGCGGCTGCCGAGTCCGCCGAGTCCGCCGGGTCCGCCGAGTCCGCCGGGGGTGACGGAGGCGACGCTTCCGCAGGCCCCGGGGCCCCGACCGGCTGAGCGCCGCCGCCGCTCCCTCGCCCACCCGCTTCCCCGTCCCCACCCATCCCCTCCGCGACTCCCCGCCCCCGCTCCCTGTTCTCCCCACCCCCCACTCCCTGTTCTCCCTGCCCCCACTCCCTGTTCCCCTTATCCCTCCCCGAGGAGCACACAGACCATGGCAGTCACCCGTCGCCCCATAGCCCGCGCGGCCGCCGTCGCGACGGCCGTCGCCCTGGGCACCGCCGCGCTGGCCCTGCCCGCCGTCGCCGCCGACGCGCCCTCGGAGGCCGCGTCCGGCACGCCCCGCACGGCCGCCGAGCAGAAGGCGCCCCCGGCCTTCACGATCACGGACGGCACCCTGGACTGGGGCCTGAAGGAGTCCTTCCGGAAGTACGTCACGGGCATGGCGCACGGCAAGATCACGGCCGACGGCGGTGCCGAGCAGGCGCCGGACAACGGGGTGTTCACCTTCACCGGCGGCAAGGGCACGTACGAACTGGCCGACCACGCCCTGAAGGCCGGCTTCAAGGGCGCTGTGCGCTTCACCTCGACGCAGCACAAGTTCGACATCAGCATCGCCGACGTCAAGGTGCACACCAAGGGCAAGACGGGGGCCATCCAGGCCGACGTCACCCTCAACGGCGCCAAGCAGAACGACATCGACCTCGCGACCCTCGACCTCAGCGAGGTCAGGCCCGGTCAGGGCGCGGGCGGCGCGATGACGTTCAAGGACATCCCGACGGCGCTCACCGCCAAGGGCGCCAAGGCGTTCAACGGCATGTACCAGGAGGGCCAGGCGCTCGACCCGGCCACCCTGACGGTGAAGACCGGCGGCCCCGCCCCGCAGCCGACCCCCAAGCCCACGCCGACGAAGCCGACGTCCAAGCCGACGAAGCCGACCGCCAAGCCCACGCCCACGAAGCCGACGTCGAAGCCGTCGTCCGGCACGGGCGGCAAGGTCGTCGGCGGCAAGCTGTCCTGGGGCCTGAAGGAGTCCTTCCGCCGCTACATCTCCACGGGCGGCAGCGTGCAGACGTCCGGCGGCGCCAAGAAGACCTCGGCCGGGTACGCCTTCCCGCACTCCAAGGCGACCTGGAACGCCGGGGCCAAGAAGGTCGACGCGTCCTTCGGTGGCAGCGTGCGGTTCCTGTACAAGGGCCACGGCATCGACATGAAGTTCAGCGACTTCAAGGTCAAGGCACGCGGCAAGACCGGCACACTCACCGTGGACGTGAAGGCCCAGGGCCGCACGAGCGACGACGTGAAGTTCGCGACCCTCGACCTTTCCCGCGCCTCGTACAAGGCGAAGAACGACGTCGTCCAGCTCAGCAAGGTGCCCACGCGGCTCACGGCGGCGGGTGCCGAGCAGTTCGAGAGCGAGGAGGGCGGGGCGCCGTACAAGAAGGGCGACAAGTTCGACCCGCTGACGGTCGCGCTCACCCTGTCCGCCGGGGCCAACATCCCCGCTCCCGCGGGCGGATCCGGTGACGTTGCCGACTCGGGCGCGGGCGCCGACAGCGCGGCCGCCGGGGGCGGTTCGGTCGGCGGTTCGGTCGGCGACGACGGGTCGCTCGCCGCGACGGGGGCGAGCACGCCGTCGGGTGCGCTGCTCGGTGCCGCGGGCGCGGTGGTCGTGGCCGGGGCCGGGGTCGTGTACGCGGCGCGGCGTCGCCACGACGTCCAGCCGGGCCGCCACGCGTGAGCGGCACGGCGGGTCTGAGGGCCTGAGAGGTCTGAGGGGTCCGAGAGGTCCGAGAGGCAGCACGGTCCGTACCGGCTGAACTGACGGCGGGCACCCGGCGCTTGGGGCGCGGGGTGCCCGCCGTCGGGCGTGTGCGCGGGTGGGGCGCATGGGGCGCATGATGCTTCAATGCCCGGGTGAACGCAGCGAACGAACACGGCACGCGCGAGCAGCACGGCCCGCCGGACGGGTCCGGTGGACCGGAAGGACCCGGTGGACCGGGTGAGCCGGACGGACCGGGTGGGTCGGGCAGGTCGGGCAGTTCGGACAAGCCGGTGGCGTGGGACGTGACGGGCGCGTGGGGCGGGCCGGACACGCGGGACACGGCGGGCCTGCCCGACGTCCACCACGGCATCGACGTCCTGCGGGTCTTCTGCGCCCCGGACGGCCGGTACGGCAACGAGCTCGGCGTCGTACGGGACGGCTCACGGGTGCCCGAGCGCGCGGACCGGCAGGCGCTCGCCGCCAAACTCGGCTTCAGCGAGACGGTGTTCGTCGACGACCCCGAGCGCGGGGCCATCGACATCTACACACCCTCGACGCGGCTTCCGTTCGCCGGGTACCCGTGCGTCGGCGCGGCCTGGCTGCTCGACGTGCCCGAGATCGTCACCGCCGCCGGGGTCGTCGAGGCCCACCAGGACGGCGAGTTCAGCTGGATCGTGGCGCGGGCCGACTGGGTGCCGGAGCGGACCCTGCGGCGGTACGCGTCCGCGGCCGAGGTGGAGGCGCTCGCCGTGCCGCCCGCGGGGGTGGGGGCACCTCCCACGCCGTCAGGGCAGTGGGGGAGGATCTACGCGTGGGCGTGGGAGGACGAGGCGGCGGGGCGCGTGCGCGCGCGGGGCTTTCCCGGGCGGGGTGACGGCATCACCGAGGACGAGGCCACCGGGGCGGCGGCGCTGCTGCTCACCCGCGAGCTCGGCCGCGCCCTGAACATCACCCAGGGCCGCGGCTCCCAGCTGCTCACGGCCCCGGGCCCCGACGACTTCATCGAACTGGGCGGCCGGGTGACGTTCCCCCGGCAGCCGGATCTGATCTGATGCGCATGACCGCATACGTCGGGATACGTCGGGCGGGCGCCTGGAGCCTGTCCGCCGCTTGAGGACGCGCGCCCAGCGCGA from Streptomyces flavofungini includes:
- a CDS encoding heme/hemin ABC transporter substrate-binding protein, whose amino-acid sequence is MRKPRSLRIGGLVSAVTAALALTLAGCGSSGGDGGTGDGGTRAKAAPADRVEPLAARATPKLPATVKSADGKRVTVEDTRRIVPLTGSLNEIVFTLGLGENVVARDITATFDQAKKLPVVTRAHDVSAESVLSLKPTVVLADTTTGPAEAIDQIRAAGVPLVVLEPAKSLADVGPRIEAVARALGVEKAGAALKSRTEDRIAKVRATVPKQSKKPRVAFLYLRGSASVYLLGGRESGAGSLLEAAGAVDAGKASGLKKDFTAITSEALAKAAPDAVLVMSKGLDSVGGLDGLVKIPGVAETPAGMDRRVVSIEDGVLLNYGPRTDQVLKSLVDQLHKDAK
- a CDS encoding HtaA domain-containing protein gives rise to the protein MAVTRRPIARAAAVATAVALGTAALALPAVAADAPSEAASGTPRTAAEQKAPPAFTITDGTLDWGLKESFRKYVTGMAHGKITADGGAEQAPDNGVFTFTGGKGTYELADHALKAGFKGAVRFTSTQHKFDISIADVKVHTKGKTGAIQADVTLNGAKQNDIDLATLDLSEVRPGQGAGGAMTFKDIPTALTAKGAKAFNGMYQEGQALDPATLTVKTGGPAPQPTPKPTPTKPTSKPTKPTAKPTPTKPTSKPSSGTGGKVVGGKLSWGLKESFRRYISTGGSVQTSGGAKKTSAGYAFPHSKATWNAGAKKVDASFGGSVRFLYKGHGIDMKFSDFKVKARGKTGTLTVDVKAQGRTSDDVKFATLDLSRASYKAKNDVVQLSKVPTRLTAAGAEQFESEEGGAPYKKGDKFDPLTVALTLSAGANIPAPAGGSGDVADSGAGADSAAAGGGSVGGSVGDDGSLAATGASTPSGALLGAAGAVVVAGAGVVYAARRRHDVQPGRHA
- a CDS encoding PhzF family phenazine biosynthesis protein; protein product: MPDVHHGIDVLRVFCAPDGRYGNELGVVRDGSRVPERADRQALAAKLGFSETVFVDDPERGAIDIYTPSTRLPFAGYPCVGAAWLLDVPEIVTAAGVVEAHQDGEFSWIVARADWVPERTLRRYASAAEVEALAVPPAGVGAPPTPSGQWGRIYAWAWEDEAAGRVRARGFPGRGDGITEDEATGAAALLLTRELGRALNITQGRGSQLLTAPGPDDFIELGGRVTFPRQPDLI
- a CDS encoding HtaA domain-containing protein; this translates as MPSPRQPRTRRGARVGAVAVLAALLGALLPMTAAHAKPRTVQGGRLDWGIKSSFQSYVTGPIAQGSWNLKGGAATVGGSQFRFHSAKGSYDPDTGAFTAAFSGGVHFTGHKKGGSYALDLTISRPTIKVSGGSGTLYADMVSKEKGTGKVTSTAQVPLADLNVSGIGMKGGTGPIALTDLPATLTSRGAKAFAGYYTAGTRLDPVSLSTDLVTGSGGADKPGGSDASDDKPSKKPGEKKSGADGKKDRAVGRIEDAAVDWGVRRTFREYVSGTIAKGKWTLSSGAEDGGALFRFPAGEGSYDKKKHTLAADFAGAVRFTGEHGLDIRLSEVAVAVKGGEGTLYADVDGGKFRKKKAPLVTFAAAELKELKPRDGLIAVTEAPAKLTADGAEAFGSLYEPGTAMDPVSLAVAVDDKAKLPALPDLGSDPAPKNAASDGEQKMAAKPESADSEDSDGSSKALPVTLAAVAALLVAAAFAFRFERRRRAARAAAAESAESAGSAESAGGDGGDASAGPGAPTG